In Malassezia restricta chromosome VII, complete sequence, the sequence ATCCGCATACGTGCGCAAGAGCCGGCGGATCCATGCATACCTCCGCGGCACATTGTCGAGTTGCccggcctcgtcgaccgCCCGGAACACGCGCCGATACTCCCGGAGCTGTCGCGTGCAGTACCACTCCATGAGCTTGTCTCGCACCTCGGGcccgagcgcatcgaccaCCAGAGCCGCATCAGGCAGAGCAGACGTGCTGGCGTCCCAGCGTGGCCGCTGAAACGCAGCCTCGTACTCGCTCATGACCATCTTGTGCAGCTTCTCACGCAGCGAGTCTGTCAacgtgcgctgctgcaggatgCACGGCACACTGTGGAAGCGCACAAAGAACgacagcagcgcctccaCGGCCTGCAGCGTAGAGGCCGCATCTCGGTACTGCTGCGTCTCgcacagctgctgcagtTGCATCGTGCTGCTGACGAGCATCTGCAGCCGCCGCAGCGTCACGATCGAGTGGCCCACGTTCCGTTTGGCCATATCGAGCCACCGAATCTCGGCGGTAATCTCACCGACGCTTTTCTCAGCTCGGCTCGCATGCGTTTCCAAGTCAGCCAGGGccgcgagcagcgcctgcgcatcgtgctcatGTTCATTCGGCAGGGGATGCGCCGTCAGGGACAggaggcgccgcgtctcGTCGCGATGGCGCGTAAGCTGTGCATGAACACGCGCTTGTGCCCTCTCGACATGCGCACGACTCAGCCCATCGCCATCGCCCCCCGCCAACAGCGCATCGACTCGCGCCGCGACCGAGTCCAtggtggcggtggctaCGGCCACGTGGAGCGGCGCGGGTCCCTGAGGCCGTTTCTCCACTTAACGCCCCGATCCACGGCGTGGGGCCGAGACTGGGGTCAGCGGCTCTCAGCCCGCGTTTTCTCCCCCCCCCCAACCATGGATATTGGCAAGTGCGTACAGCCGTGACTCACCGTGCAGGAAACGAGACGCAAACTGGACGGCGCCTACGCCACAGAATACGCCGTTGTCGAATGCGCcgatcgagcgcgagcagctcgcgcgtcCGACCGTCGGCACGATTggcgaggaggaagagcagggcgaggcggcggatgccgccgcggcTCTGCTGCCGAATGCCGCGCTCACGAACATGATCCAGGACCGCCtctcgacgctcgtggGCCAGTCGTCCGGCTACATCGAGTCCCTCCCTGCCGAGGTCCGTCGCCGTGTCGAGGGTCTCAAGGGCTTGAATGTGGACCACCAGAAGCTGGAGGCTCAGTTCCAGCACGAGattctcgcgctcgagaaGAAGTTTGCATCGCTCTATGCGCCGCTATATAACCGCCGCAAGCAGATTGTGCTCGGTGAGGACGAGCCGACCGCCGAGGAggtcgagcatggcgaggCGGTCGAcaaggacgaggacgacgaggacgacgacgaggcgtcgctggcgcaccTGTCGATCAGCACCGATGCGCCCAAGGGCATTCCCGAGTTCTGGCTCACCGCTCTGCGGAACCATGTAGCGCTCTCTGAGCTGATCACCGAACGCGACGAGGGCGCCCTGCGGCACCTGACCGATGTGCGGCTGCGGTACTTGGATGCTAGCAGTGAAGCGGTGCCAGgccaggcgcagcagggcTTCCAGCTGGACTTTGTCTTTGATGCGGCGCACAACGAGTTCTTCAGCAACGCGGTGCTGACCAAGACGTACTTTTACCAGGACCAGGTCGGCTTCTCGGGCGACTTGGTGTACGACCACGCGGAGGGCACGCAGATCGAGTGGACGTCGCCGGACACCAACCTGACCCACCGCCTCGAGACGAAAAAGCAGCGGAACAAGAATACAAACGAGACGCGCACTGTCAAGCGGTTAGTGCCCACCGACTCCTTCTTCAACTTCTtctcgccgccgcggccgcccaCGGAGGCCGACGatgtcgacgacgaggaccTCGACTCTCTCGAGGAGCGTCTGGAGCTCGACTACCAGATCGGCGAGGATCTCAAGGACCGCATCATTCCACACGCGATCGACTTTTTCACCGGCAAAGCGCTGCAGTACGAGAACCCCGACGAGTgggacgacgaggacgactttgaggacgatgacgacgaggacgaggacgacgacgacgatgcgccagcCCAGCGTCCCGAGCCTCAGGAATGCAAGCAGCAGTAGTACAGTAGGTCTCTTTCCACCGTCCCTTTTTCcacgcgagcgacgcgcgagGCTAGGCGTGCCTCGTGATAccgcgcggcatgccaccTCGCCATGCCTATCCGATCGGTCGCGTGAAGGACGCGCGGCCGCTTTTGTGTCAGCGGCTCGTCCTGCGCCCCTCGAGCTTCGCGGCAGAGCCGCTCGTGATTCGCTCGTTCGTCGCCCCACGACGTCCTGGACCCCTCCACCCGACTGCCCGGGCCTGGATGACGTcggcggacgaggccaGCTTGTACCAGCACCTGGGCGGGCCATCAAGCCACAAGGCCGGGGTGGCGTCGGATGCAGATACCCAGAAACGGTACGTGCGCGCTACTTATGCAGCATTCATGACGTGTCGCAAGGCTCCAAGTACTATGAAAACGAGCGGCGAcggcacgaggcggtgACGCGTCGCATCGACCGCATGCTCGAACGGCGCAGTGCGGCTCTCGATCGGCTGGGCAGCGTagagcgagcgcgtgctgaGTCGCACgtgtcgcgcgtcgtggctgAACTagaggcgcagcgcgacgtgtcgcGGATCATTCTACACTGCGATATGGACATGTTTTacgcggccgtcgaggtGCAGCGATGCCCCGAGCTGCGTGGCAAGCGCTTCGCCGTGGGACACGGCGTGCTTCTTACTGCCAGCTACGAGGCACGCCAACGGggcgtgcgctcggcgatggcCGAGTACGTCGCACGCGCCCTTTGCCCCGACCTCTTGGTCGTCGAGACCCACTTTGACGCGTACCGCCGACGCAGTGAACAGGTGATGAGCGTGCTCCGCACCTACGATCCGACACTGCACCAGCGCAGCTTGGATGAGGCGTACCTCGATGTGACGTCCTACTGTGCGACACATGCCATGGACCCACGCGACGTCGCTGCCCAGCTCCGCCTCGACGTGTACCAGGCCACCGAGGGCCTCACGGTGAGCGTGGGCATCGCATGCAATCGACTGCTGGCCAAGATCGCGAGCGACCATGGCAAGCCGGACGGCGTGTGGTatgtgccgccgacgcgcgacgACATGATCGCGTTCATGCGGGGCCTCAGCGTACGCAAAGTACCTGGCATCGGCCAGGTCACCGAGCGCATGCTCTCTGCCATCTCGATCCACACCTGTGACGACATTTGggcgcggcgtgtcgagctGAGCGTGTGCATCGACTCGTACCGCATGCTCCTCGCCGCAGCGCTCGGCATCAGCGATACTCACATCGCACCACCCAgccgcgatgcacgccgcTCGGTCGGCTGCGAGCGGACTTTGGCTCCCACGACCGATCCAGCCACGCTCCACGCCCACCTCCGCACCACCTGCGAAAGCCTGTCGCGCGATCtggtgcagcaggcgtACCGAGCCCGCACCGTCACACTGGTGTGCAAGCGCGATACCTTTGAGCGTTTCACGCGCGCACAAGCGTGCCGTGTCGCCGTGTACACATCGGACGATCTGTACGCGGTCGTGCATGctctgctcgagcaggagcgcgcAGCCTCGCCCGTCCCGCTGTGCCTGCGTCTGgtcggcgtgcgtgcctcgtcgctCATCGATATGCACACGGCACGCGACGGACCCTTGGCGCAGTGGCTCAAGACGCCACACACAGCGAGCCGCGACCCCATCGTGTGCCCCGTGTGCAGCAAGGACATCCAGGtacgcggcgtgcgcaccgcGAGCATCAATGCCCACATCGACGCATGCctgtcgcgcgcctcgcgcactTAGTAGTAAGCACCGGCACCGGCGTACGTCGTCCGGTGCGTGGcctcgcgcttcgcgccGAACGCATAGACGGGCATGTACGCCTTGGGAAACATGGCCGCGCGGCCCTCGGATGTACATAGCAACACTTCCTGGACCGAGGGAATGCGCTGGAATGAGAGGGTATCGTTCATTTTCTTGTACGCAGCATGCCACCGGCTCATGTCGGCCCACGCCGAGGTCTTCTTGTGCCCGTCGAGCATCGATAGCGCCATGGCCAGATACGCCATAGCCCACCCTGTGTTTTTCGCATACTCGCCTTGGTCAATGCCGAGCCACTGGTAGGCCAGGGCcttgtgcgtgtgcgccgaGCGACGGGCATACGGCAGGAACGCCATCTTGTCGTCCACATCCGTGTCTGGGCGCAGTGCATGCAGCTTTTGCGCGAGTTTGTGCTTGGCCGAGTGCGGCTCCATGCCGAGGCTCTGGGCGCCGAGCGTATGAGCCTCGAGAAACAGCGATGCTGTGTGTAAATGCAGCTTGGCGAGGAGCGATGGCGACGGATGCTGAGGCGGCAGAGGCGGCCCATGGTGCCTCGCATATGGCACGAGGAGCTTGCGAATCGCCAGCGCATGGGCGTCGGCCATCGCCAGCTTGGAGCATGCCTGGACGCCCTCACTGACCAGTTCCGGCGGGTACGCCGACTtgctgggcggcgccggGTACGTCGGCAAAAGCTGTGTCGCGACATACTCACACACGCCACTGGCGCGGCACAACAAGTCGATCGCCACACGCAGGCGGTCATCACACGCCTTGCGGTCATGAGCACCCAGTTCGTAGGCACCGAGGGCCTCGACGATCGTCgctgcctcggcacgcaAAGAACACGCATACAGCATATGCATCAGGCACACCTCGCTcagcaggccatgcagccgAAATTTGCTCGACACAAGCATCGAGCGCCAC encodes:
- a CDS encoding pH-response regulator protein palC, which gives rise to MLVSSKFRLHGLLSEVCLMHMLYACSLRAEAATIVEALGAYELGAHDRKACDDRLRVAIDLLCRASGVCEYVATQLLPTYPAPPSKSAYPPELVSEGVQACSKLAMADAHALAIRKLLVPYARHHGPPLPPQHPSPSLLAKLHLHTASLFLEAHTLGAQSLGMEPHSAKHKLAQKLHALRPDTDVDDKMAFLPYARRSAHTHKALAYQWLGIDQGEYAKNTGWAMAYLAMALSMLDGHKKTSAWADMSRWHAAYKKMNDTLSFQRIPSVQEVLLCTSEGRAAMFPKAYMPVYAFGAKREATHRTTYAGAGAYY
- a CDS encoding DNA polymerase kappa, coding for MPPRHAYPIGRVKDARPLLCQRLVLRPSSFAAEPLVIRSFVAPRRPGPLHPTARAWMTSADEASLYQHLGGPSSHKAGVASDADTQKRIHDVSQGSKYYENERRRHEAVTRRIDRMLERRSAALDRLGSVERARAESHVSRVVAELEAQRDVSRIILHCDMDMFYAAVEVQRCPELRGKRFAVGHGVLLTASYEARQRGVRSAMAEYVARALCPDLLVVETHFDAYRRRSEQVMSVLRTYDPTLHQRSLDEAYLDVTSYCATHAMDPRDVAAQLRLDVYQATEGLTVSVGIACNRLLAKIASDHGKPDGVWYVPPTRDDMIAFMRGLSVRKVPGIGQVTERMLSAISIHTCDDIWARRVELSVCIDSYRMLLAAALGISDTHIAPPSRDARRSVGCERTLAPTTDPATLHAHLRTTCESLSRDLVQQAYRARTVTLVCKRDTFERFTRAQACRVAVYTSDDLYAVVHALLEQERAASPVPLCLRLVGVRASSLIDMHTARDGPLAQWLKTPHTASRDPIVCPVCSKDIQVRGVRTASINAHIDACLSRASRT
- a CDS encoding nucleosome assembly protein 1-like 1; protein product: MDIGKKRDANWTAPTPQNTPLSNAPIEREQLARPTVGTIGEEEEQGEAADAAAALLPNAALTNMIQDRLSTLVGQSSGYIESLPAEVRRRVEGLKGLNVDHQKLEAQFQHEILALEKKFASLYAPLYNRRKQIVLGEDEPTAEEVEHGEAVDKDEDDEDDDEASLAHLSISTDAPKGIPEFWLTALRNHVALSELITERDEGALRHLTDVRLRYLDASSEAVPGQAQQGFQLDFVFDAAHNEFFSNAVLTKTYFYQDQVGFSGDLVYDHAEGTQIEWTSPDTNLTHRLETKKQRNKNTNETRTVKRLVPTDSFFNFFSPPRPPTEADDVDDEDLDSLEERLELDYQIGEDLKDRIIPHAIDFFTGKALQYENPDEWDDEDDFEDDDDEDEDDDDDAPAQRPEPQECKQQ